The proteins below come from a single Dermatophagoides farinae isolate YC_2012a chromosome 7, ASM2471394v1, whole genome shotgun sequence genomic window:
- the LOC124496459 gene encoding RCC1 and BTB domain-containing protein 2, with amino-acid sequence MAESLDEIIDIKLFEDDLKFIDPDFIRSIASIFSYKIYYDSEYLMITTDDSKYVYGKHICEWLSLKYHPIRPQQISLLNDMKIVQVDYGYDFIAILTDDGRVYLASNDSNWKTNKTLRWISEDNDRFKMIACGKYHLLMLRQDGHVFAMGSNSCGQITGNEKSSYERMIHIDNQENVELIACGGFHSLSTTNNGEIYSWGQNNSEQLGLGDKKNRNTPSLVEFPNGDSTRIKDIIGGIFFSLFLFENGQLWGCGSNRNGELGLGDDIKRSKLMKIPIENLQQIACSKFHNFSLAYDGSSYYAWGETKFGKWSSPVKLNDNPASFAAASAMILSTPITFGLTPTIYAFGSHDSTYKSILGLFDNQNNYDVEFKINEKRIKACKCYLKSASEYYQRMFSGNWSENDQVPIENYSYETYYAYLRMLHTGNIHINRQNITEIVDLANCYGDERLMKYCETFIRSDLNEKTMPTYLSLISKHEMKELHNKLTHLIIEQVLPKITDNLLQNNEKSIEFLNWFYDQQTIVSTDVNH; translated from the coding sequence atggcagaATCATTGGATGAAATTATCGATATCAAATTGTTTGAAGATGActtaaaatttattgatccTGATTTTATCAGATCAATTGCTTCAATTTTCAGTTATAAGATTTATTACGATTCTGAATATCTAATGATAACCACCGATGATTCTAAATATGTTTATGGCAAGCATATATGTGAATGGCTATCGTTGAAATATCATCCAATAAGACCACAACAGATATCACTTTTAAATGATATGAAAATCGTTCAAGTAGATTATGGCTATGATTTTATTGCCATTCTAACTGATGATGGTCGAGTGTATCTTGCAAGCAATGATTCTAATTGGAAAACGAATAAAACATTACGATGGATTTCCGAAGATAATGATCGTTTCAAGATGATTGCTTGTGGAAAATATCATTTATTAATGCTGCGACAAGATGGCCATGTTTTCGCTATGGGTAGTAATAGTTGTGGTCAAATAACtggtaatgaaaaatcatcatatgaaagAATGATCCACATTGATAACCAAGAAAATGTCGAGCTCATAGCTTGTGGAGGGTTTCATAGTTTATCAACAACTAATAATGGAGAAATTTATTCCTGGGGACAAAATAATTCTGAACAATTAGGTCTcggtgataaaaaaaatcgaaacacCCCAAGTCTTGTGGAATTTCCTAATGGTGATTCTACCCGCATCAAAGATATTATTGGTggcatctttttttcattattcttaTTCGAAAATGGTCAGCTTTGGGGATGTGGTTCTAATAGAAATGGTGAACTTGGTCttggtgatgatattaaaCGATCAAAGTTGATGAAAATaccgattgaaaatttacaaCAAATTGCATGTTCAAAATTCCACAACTTTTCATTGGCATATGATGGATCATCGTACTATGCATGGGGCGAAACCAAATTTGGAAAATGGTCATCACCtgtaaaattgaatgataatccCGCATCATTTGCAGCTGCATCGGCAATGATTCTATCCACGCCAATAACATTTGGCCTCACACCAACAATCTATGCATTCGGATCACATGATTCAACGTACAAATCAATCCTCGGATTAttcgataatcaaaataattatgatgtggaatttaaaattaacgAAAAACGTATCAAGGCCTGCAAATGTTATCTGAAATCTGCATCGGAATATTACCAACGAATGTTTTCCGGTAATTGGAGTGAAAATGATCAAGTACCCATCGAGAATTATTCATATGAAACATACTATGCCTATCTACGTATGTTGCATACGGGTAATATTCATATTAATCGTCAAAACATAACCGAGATTGTTGATCTGGCCAATTGTTATGGTGATGAAAGGTTGATGAAATATTGTGAAACATTCATACGGAGTGatctaaatgaaaaaactatGCCCACTTATCTTTCATTAATTAGCAAACACGAAATGAAGGAATTGCATAATAAACTCACTCATCTTATTATAGAACAAGTGTTGCCCAAAATTACCGACAATCTTCtgcaaaataatgaaaaatctatTGAATTTCTCAATTGGTTTTACgatcaacaaacaattgtTTCAACAGATGTGAATCATTGA
- the LOC124496893 gene encoding RCC1 and BTB domain-containing protein 2 — protein sequence MTEKATYAYGEEICSWLSLKHDKSKPQQISRLNNMKIVQVDYGHDFFAILTDEGQVLACNLKSEWGMNETLRLINRSNDCFKMIACGGEHLFLLRQDNNFDQRTGYSLSSYERMIHIDKPKNFKRIVCGFDHTLSITYKGEIYSWGDNNCGQLGFGDGRDRFGNIQLGLGDGRNRNTTRPVAFPNADLATFQIKDIVAGHQYSLFLFKNGLLWGCGSNSHGELGLGDFNNRSKLTKIPIKNVQQIACSKFHNFSLAYDGSSYYAWGETKSGKWSSPRKLGGHPTSFSAASAMILSSPITFGLTSIIRSFGSHDSISYQSESLLRLFDNRDSYDLEFIIDNKHIKACKCYLKSASEYYRRMFSGNWSENDQVIINDYSYETYYAYLRMLHTGEIQINHQNIAELVDLANCYGDKRLMKHCKTFIWNDLNAQTMPSYLPLIIKYDMKEFYDKLSRITIKQVLPKVADSIRQNNKKSIEFLKWFYDQ from the coding sequence ATGACCGAAAAAGCTACATATGCATATGGTGAAGAAATATGCTCATGGTTATCGTTGAAACATGATAAGAGCAAACCACAACAGATATCACGTTTaaataatatgaaaattgttcaagTAGATTATGgccatgatttttttgccattctaACTGATGAAGGACAAGTCCTTGCCTGCAATTTAAAATCTGAATggggaatgaatgaaacattaCGATTAATCAACAGGAGTAATGATTGTTTCAAGATGATTGCTTGTGGAGGGGAGCATTTATTCTTGCTACGAcaagataataattttgatcaaaGAACGGGTTAtagtttatcatcatatgaaagAATGATCCACATtgataaaccaaaaaatttcaagcgCATAGTTTGTGGATTTGATCATACTTTATCAATAACTTATAAAGGAGAGATTTATTCCTGgggtgataataattgtggTCAATTAGGTTTTGGTGATGGAAGAGACCGATTTGGAAACATCCAATTAGGTCTTGGGGATGGAAGAAACCGAAACACTACACGTCCTGTTGCATTCCCAAATGCTGATTTGGCCACTTTCCAAATCAAAGATATTGTTGCTGGCCAccaatattcattatttttattcaaaaatggtCTGCTTTGGGGATGTGGTTCAAATAGTCATGGTGAACTTGGTCTTGGTGATTTTAATAATCGATCAAAGTTGACAAAAATACCGATTAAAAATGTACAACAAATTGCATGTTCAAAATTccacaatttttcattggcaTATGATGGATCATCGTACTATGCATGGGGCGAAACCAAATCTGGCAAATGGTCATCACCTAGAAAATTGGGTGGTCATCCGACATCATTTTCAGCCGCATCGGCAATGATtctatcatcaccaataacATTTGGCCTCACATCAATAATCCGTTCATTCGGATCACACGATTCAATATCGTACCAAAGCGAATCACTTCTCCGATTATTTGATAATCGAGATAGTTATGATTTGGAATTTATAATTGACAACAAACATATTAAGGCGTGCAAATGTTATCTAAAATCTGCATCGGAATATTACCGACGAATGTTTTCCGGTAATTGGAGTGAAAATGACCAAGTAATCATCAACGATTATTCATATGAAACATACTATGCGTATCTACGTATGTTACATACGggtgaaattcaaattaatcatcaaaacataGCCGAACTTGTTGATCTGGCCAATTGTTATGGTGATAAAAGATTGATGAAACATTGTAAAACATTCATATGGAATGATCTGAATGCACAAACTATGCCCTCATATCTTCCATTAATTATCAAATACGACATGAAGGAATTCTACGATAAACTAAGTCGTATAACTATCAAACAAGTGTTACCGAAAGTTGCCGACAGTATTCggcaaaacaataaaaaatctattgaatTTCTCAAATGGTTTTACGATCAATAA
- the LOC124496477 gene encoding RCC1 and BTB domain-containing protein 2-like, protein MTKEATYAYGKEICSWLSLEHDWTKPQRIWCKNGVKIVQVDSGYGFVAILTDDGRVYLASNDSNWKTNNTFRLINTGNDRFKMIACGWHHLLLLRQDGLVFTMGDNHWSQITGDEKSPYECMIHIDNLENVKLIVGGGLHSLSMTNKGEIYSWGSNDWGQLGLGDEEDRGIPCLVAFPIANSIDIHIKDIVAGKYHSLFLFENGQLWGCGSNSDGELGLGFDRSKPTKMPIEDVQQIACSKFDSFSLAYRGSWYYAWGRTKYGIWSSPKKLNNPHSSFASASTMILSSPHTFGLTSIIHAFGSYDSLSYKSILRLFNNQHNYDVEFIIDKKNIKASKCYLKSASEYYRLMFSGNWIEKNQVIINDYSYETYYAYLLMLHTGKIYIIRQNITELVDLANCYGDERLMEYCESFIRNDLDEQTMPTYLPLIKKYEMKKLHDKLTHLIIEQVLPKITDNLLQNNEKSIEFLNRFYDQQ, encoded by the coding sequence atgaccAAAGAAGCTACATATGCGTATGGTAAAGAAATATGCTCATGGTTATCGTTGGAACATGATTGGACCAAACCACAACGGATATGGTGTAAAAATGGTGTGAAAATTGTTCAAGTAGATTCTGGCTATGGTTTTGTTGCCATTCTAACTGATGATGGTCGAGTGTATCTGGCAAGCAATGATTCTAATTGGAAGACGAATAATACTTTCCGATTAATCAACACCGGTAATGATCGTTTCAAGATGATTGCTTGTGGATggcatcatttattattgttacgACAAGATGGTCTTGTTTTCACTATGGGTGATAATCATTGGAGTCAAATAACTGGCGATGAAAAATCCCCATATGAATGTATGATCCACATTGATAACCTAGAAAATGTCAAGCTCATAGTTGGTGGAGGGCTTCATAGTTTATCAATGACTAATAAAGGAGAAATTTATTCCTGGGGCAGTAATGATTGGGGTCAATTAGGTCTGGGTGATGAAGAAGACCGAGGCATCCCATGTCTTGTTGCATTTCCTATTGCTAATTCGATCGATATTCACATCAAAGATATTGTAGCTGGCAagtatcattcattatttttattcgaaaatgGTCAGCTTTGGGGATGTGGTTCTAATAGTGATGGTGAACTTGGTCTTGGTTTTGATAGATCAAAACCGACAAAAATGCCAATTGAAGATGTACAACAAATTGCATGTTCAAAATTCGACAGTTTTTCATTGGCATACCGTGGGTCCTGGTATTATGCATGGGGTAGAACCAAATATGGCATATGGTCATCAcctaaaaaattgaataatccacattcatcatttgcttCTGCGTCGACAATGATTCTATCATCACCACACACATTTGGTCTCACATCAATAATCCATGCATTCGGATCATATGATTCACTATCGTACAAATCAATCCTCCgattattcaataatcagCATAATTATGATGTGGAATTTataatagacaaaaaaaatattaaggCGAGTAAATGCTATCTCAAATCTGCTTCGGAATATTATCGTCTAATGTTTTCCGGTAATTGGATTGAAAAGAATCAAGTAATCATCAACGATTATTCGTATGAAACATATTATGCCTACTTGCTTATGTTACATACGGGtaaaatttatattattcGTCAAAATATAACCGAGCTTGTTGATTTGGCCAACTGTTATGGCGATGAAAGATTGATGGAATATTGTGAATCATTCATACGGAATGATTTGGATGAACAAACTATGCCCACATATCTTccattgattaaaaaatacgaaatgaagaaattgcATGATAAACTCACTCATCTTATTATCGAACAAGTGCTGCCCAAAATTACCGACAATCTTCtgcaaaacaatgaaaaatctatTGAATTTCTCAATCGTTTTTACGATCAACAATAA
- the LOC142597646 gene encoding RCC1 and BTB domain-containing protein 1-like, translated as MSSSPDAFVDINLFKNNFIAIDKEFIQSIVSIASLFGKNNEYIFITNDNSTYAYGKEICSWLSFVHDPKQPQRISLLNDKKIIQVDYGYDFVVILTIDGQVYMANATNSEWNRTFRLINSDCDDRFKMIACGLYHLLLLRQDGTVFAMGANECGQITGHLPSSYDKMINIGLENIERIACGQFHSLALTNSGKIYSWGRNKYGELGLGDRKDQHIVSIVSFPNDDDQIIDCRIKDIAAGQYHSLFLMENGQLYRCGNDCPITFDDNEKNIALTPTKILNIECHVTKMACSKDYPFSFILLKSPSSSSQYYGWGNVNNKKHWQSPRKLDEQQLESFSAASSLIFKSPITFGLTSTIYVFESQNSISSYIQLFNRYDNYDFKFIIRNQSIFVSRCYLKMVSKHFHQLFCSADDWLEKTEIEIEKYSYNTYYAYLGLLHDCAIRIDRYNLKEFIDLAIEYKDERLMDYCHKFIQNDLDKKTLANYFSLIKNYQLLNQFHIQLGRLTIDEILPKIVNKLVENQNDSIQKFLEWFFHQQTFIEKEI; from the coding sequence atgtcatcatcaccagatgcatttgttgatattaatctattcaaaaataatttcattgctATCGATAAAGAATTCATacaatcgattgtatcgattgCAAGTTTATTtggtaaaaataatgaatatattttcatcactaatgataattcaaCATATGCTTATGGTAAAGAAATTTGTTCATGgttatcatttgttcatgATCCAAAACAACCGCAACgaatttcattgttgaatgataaaaaaatcattcaagtCGATTATGgttatgattttgttgtcataCTAACTATTGATGGACAAGTTTATATGGCCAATGCTACCAATTCGGAATGGAACAGAACATTTCGTTTGATTAATTCTGATTGTGATGATCgtttcaaaatgattgcTTGTGGATTATATCATTTACTATTGTTGCGACAAGATGGTACAGTTTTTGCAATGGGTGCTAATGAATGTGGCCAAATAACCGGccatttaccatcatcatatgataaaatgatcaatattggTTTAGAGAATATCGAACGTATTGCTTGTGGACAATTTCATAGTTTGGCATTAACCAATTCTGGTAAAATCTATTCCTGGGGACGTAATAAATATGGTGAATTAGGTTTAGGTGATCGAAAAGATCAACATATTGTCTCAATCGTTTCATTTcctaacgatgatgatcaaataattgattgcCGAATCAAAGATATTGCTGCTGGTCAATATCATTCGTTATTCTTAATGGAAAATGGACAACTATATCGTTGTGGTAATGATTGTCCAattacatttgatgataatgaaaaaaatattgcatTGACACcgacaaaaatattgaatattgaatgtCATGTCACAAAAATGGCCTGTTCAAAAGATTATCCAttctcatttattttgttgaaatcaccatcatcatcatcacaatattATGGATGGGGTAAtgtaaacaataaaaaacattggcAATCACCAAGAAAATTGgatgaacaacaacttgaatcattttcagctgcatcatcattgatattcaAATCACCAATTACATTTGGTTTGACATCAACAATTTATGTATTCGAATCACAgaattcaatatcatcatatattcaattatttaatcgttatgataattatgatttcaaatttatcattcgtaatcaatcgatattcGTTAGTAGATGTTATCTAAAAATGGTAtccaaacattttcatcaattattttgcTCTGCTGATGATTGGCTTGAAAAAACGGAAATAGAAATCGAAAAGTATTCCTACAACACATATTATGCTTATCTTGGTTTATTACACGATTGTGCCATTCGTATTGATCGATATAATTTAAaggaatttattgatttagcCATCGAATACAAAGATGAACGATTAATGGATTATTGTCATAAATTTATACAAAATGATCtggataaaaaaacattggcaaattatttttcattaattaaaaaCTATCAATTgctcaatcaatttcatattCAACTTGGCCGACTTActattgatgaaatattgccaaaaattgtgaataaacttgttgaaaatcaaaatgattcgattcaaaaatttctcgaatggttttttcatcaacaaactttcattgaaaaagaaatttaa
- the LOC142597667 gene encoding RCC1 and BTB domain-containing protein 2-like, which translates to MTEEATFAYGEEICSWLSLKHDMTKPQRISCLDDMKIFQVDSGWNFVAFLTEDGRVYLASKDSNWQTNNTCRLISTGNDRFKMIACGYKHLLLLRQDGVLFAMGDNSYGQITGNEKSSYERMIQIEDLKNVELIVCGRNHSLALTNAGKIYSWGRNDFGQLGLGDKKNRNTPCLVPYPILIHSRIKDIVAETSSTPQIPSTLKKIPIKNVRKIACSKFHFFSFAHDGSSYYAWGETKNSKWSSPRKLDGRPKSFSAASSLILGSAITFGLKSRINVYKYHEPISTKSIIRLFNNPDNYDVKFVIGDRRILACKCYLKSVSDYYCLMFSGDWKEKVEVEIRDYSYETYYAYLRMLHYDCIEINRNIISQLIDLATCYIDKRLIKHCKTFIRNDLNEQTMPTYLQLISKYEMKELYDKLSHITIEQVLPKVTDSILQNNENSIEFLKSIYDQQQLFLRK; encoded by the exons ATGACCGAAGAAGCGACATTTGCATATGGCGAAGAAATATGCTCATGGTTATCGTTGAAACATGATATGACCAAACCACAACGGATATCTTGTcttgatgatatgaaaatcTTTCAAGTAGATTCTGGCTGGAATTTTGTTGCCTTTTTAACTGAGGATGGTCGTGTGTATCTGGCCAGTAAGGATTCTAATTGGCAGACGAACAATACGTGTCGATTGATCTCCACCGGTAATGATCGATTTAAAATGATTGCTTGTGGATacaaacatttattattgttacgACAAGATGGGGTACTTTTCGCTATGGGTGATAATAGTTATGGTCAAATAACtggtaatgaaaaatcatcatatgaaagAATGATCCAGATTGAAGACCTAAAAAATGTCGAGCTCATAGTTTGTGGAAGAAATCATAGTCTTGCATTGACTAACGcaggaaaaatttattcctgGGGACGTAATGATTTTGGTCAATTAGGTCTtggtgacaaaaaaaaccgaaacacCCCATGTCTTGTCCCATATCCTATTCTGATTCATAGCCGAATCAAAGATATTGTGGCTG AAACTTCATCAACGCCGCAAATCCCATCAACgctgaaaaaaataccgaTTAAAAATGTACGAAAAATTGCATGTTCAAAAttccatttcttttcattcgcACATGATGGATCATCGTACTATGCATGGGGCGAAAccaaaaattccaaatggTCGTCACCTAGAAAATTGGATGGTCGaccaaaatcattttcagcTGCATCATCACTGATACTAGGATCTGCAATAACATTTGGATTGAAATCAAGAATAAATGTATACAAATATCATGAACCAATATCAACCAAATCGATCATTCGACTATTTAATAATcctgataattatgatgtcAAATTCGTAATCGGCGATAGACGTATATTGGCATGTAAATGTTATCTTAAATCAGTAtccgattattattgtttaatGTTTTCTGGTGattggaaagaaaaagttgAAGTAGAAATCCGTGATTATTCCTATGAAACATATTATGCATATCTACGTATGTTACACTATGACTGCattgaaatcaatcgaaatatTATCTCTCAACTGATCGATTTGGCCACTTGTTATATTGATAAAAGGTTGATAAAACATTGTAAAACATTCATACGGAATGATCTAAATGAACAAACTATGCCAACATATCTTCAATTAATTAGCAAATACGAAATGAAGGAATTGTACGATAAACTAAGCCATATTACTATCGAACAAGTGCTACCAAAAGTTACCGACAGCATTCtgcaaaacaatgaaaattctattgAATTTCTCAAATCGATTtacgatcaacaacaattgtttcTACGGAAGTGA
- the LOC124496466 gene encoding RCC1 and BTB domain-containing protein 2, translated as MARLPNENIDIELFQDDFKYIDQEFFPSVVSIFSFIFICYKEYLLITEEATFAYGEGICSWLSLKHDMAKPQRISCLDDMKIVQVDSGWNFVAIITDDGKVFIASDFYSKWKTNKTLQLISNDNDQFKMIACGDSHLLLLRQDGHVFAMGSNCYGQITGNKTSSYESMIHIDNLENVELIACGAFHSLSTTNKGKIYSWGLNHWGQLGYGDENKRNTPCLVPFPNSDSSCIKDIVAGMYHSLFLFENGQLWGCGSNYHGELGLSDNIGRSTPTKIPIENVQQIACSKFGRFSFAHDGSLYYAWGKTKHGPNWSSPRKLDDSHSSFASVSVQVLDSPITFGITSTIYKFGSHDSISYKSTFQLFDNQDNYDVEFIIDKKIIKACKYYLKSVSEYYRRMFSGNWSENNQVIINDYSYETYYAYLHMLHTGKIHITRQNITELVDLSNCYGDEKLMGYCKTFIRSDLNKHTISIYHPLIRKYEMNELHDKLIHLDQNHRQSSTKRSKFFKIFFV; from the coding sequence atggCAAGATTAccgaatgaaaatattgatattgaattatttcaagatgatttcaaatacattgatcaagaatttttcccATCAGTTGTTTCGATTTTCAGTTTTATCTTCATTTGCTACAAAgaatatttattgatcaCCGAAGAAGCGACATTTGCATATGGCGAAGGAATATGCTCATGGTTATCGTTGAAACATGATATGGCCAAACCACAACGGATATCTTGTcttgatgatatgaaaattgttcaagTAGATTCTGGCTGGAATTTTGTTGCCATTATAACTGATGATGGAAAAGTATTCATAGCCAGCGATTTTTATTCTAAATGgaaaacgaacaaaacaTTACAATTGATTTCCAACGATAATGATCAGTTCAAGATGATTGCTTGTGGAGattcacatttattattgctaCGACAAGATGGTCATGTTTTCGCAATGGGCAGTAATTGTTATGGTCAAATAACTGGTaataaaacatcatcatatgaaagTATGATCCACATTGATAACCTAGAAAATGTCGAGCTCATAGCTTGTGGAGCGTTTCATAGTTTATCAACAACTAATAAAGGCAAAATTTATTCCTGGGGCCTTAATCATTGGGGTCAATTAGgttatggtgatgaaaacaaacgaaacacTCCATGTCTTGTTCCATTTCCAAATAGTGATTCAAGCTGCATCAAAGATATTGTGGCTGGCAtgtatcattcattatttttattcgaaaatgGTCAGCTTTGGGGATGTGGTTCTAATTATCATGGTGAACTCGGTCTTAGTGATAATATTGGACGATCAACACCGACAAAAATaccaattgaaaatgtacaACAAATTGCATGTTCCAAATTCGGCAGGTTTTCATTTGCACATGATGGATCATTGTATTATGCATGGGGCAAAACCAAACATGGCCCTAATTGGTCGTCACCTAGAAAATTGGAtgattcacattcatcatttgcttCTGTATCAGTTCAGGTATTGGATTCACCAATCACCTTTGGCATCACATCAACAATCTATAAATTCGGTTCACATGATTCAATATCTTACAAATCAACATTCCAattatttgataatcaagataattatgatgtggaatttataattgacaaaaaaattattaaggCATGCAAATATTATCTAAAATCTGTATCGGAATATTATCGTCGAATGTTTTCCGGTAATTGGAGTGAAAATAATCAAGTAATCATCAACGATTATTCATATGAAACATACTATGCCTATTTACATATGTTACATACGGGTAAAATTCATATTACTCGTCAAAATATAACCGAGCTTGTTGATTTATCCAACTGTTATGgcgatgaaaaattgatgggATATTGTAAAACATTCATACGGAGTGATCTAAATAAGCATACGATAAGCATATATCATCCATTAATTcgaaaatatgaaatgaatgaattacaCGATAAACTCATTCATCTTGACCAAAATCACCGACAATCTTCAACAAAacgatcaaaattttttaaaatcttTTTTGTCTAG
- the LOC124496469 gene encoding RCC1 and BTB domain-containing protein 2, whose amino-acid sequence MTEKATYAYGEKICSWLSLKHDMTKPQLISLLNDKKIVQVDSGRDIVSILTDDGQVFIASDVKSKWETNKTLRLINTGNDCFKMIACGRGHLLMLRQDGHVFAMGDNSYGQITGNEKSSFESMIHIAKLENVELIVCGRFQSLSITNNGEIYSWGLNEFGQLGLGDEKNRNTPCLIPFPNDDLIDIRIKDIVAGMYHSLFLFENGQLWGCGSNKYGELGLGVDIKRSKLMKIPIENVQKIACSKFDSFSLAYDGSSYYAWGRNSSWSAPKKLDYHPTSFASASTMILSSPLTFGITSTIYEFGSQDSISYQCKSIIQLFDNQDSYDVEFLIDKKRIKASKCYLKSVSEYYRRMFSGNWTENDQVTIDDYSYETYYAYLRMLHTGKIHINRQNITELVDLANCYGDEKLMKYCETFIRND is encoded by the coding sequence atgaccGAAAAAGCTACATATGCATATGGCGAAAAAATATGCTCATGGTTATCGTTGAAACATGATATGACCAAACCACAACTGATATCACTTTTAAATGATAAGAAAATCGTTCAAGTAGATTCTGGCAGGGATATTGTCTCCATTCTAACTGATGATGGACAAGTATTCATAGCCAGCGATGTTAAATCTAAATGGGAAACGAATAAAACATTACGATTAATCAACACCGGTAATGACTGTTTCAAGATGATTGCTTGTGGAAGGGGGCATTTATTAATGCTACGACAAGATGGTCATGTTTTCGCTATGGGTGATAATAGTTATGGTCAAATAACtggtaatgaaaaatcatcatttgaaagtATGATCCACATTGCTAAACTAGAAAATGTCGAGCTCATAGTTTGTGGACGGTTTCAAAGTTTATCAATAACCAATAATGGAGAGATTTATTCCTGGGGCCTTAATGAATTTGGTCAATTAGGTCTTGGggatgaaaaaaaccgaaacacCCCATGTCTTATTCCatttccaaatgatgatttaatcgaTATCCGAATTAAAGATATTGTGGCTGGTAtgtatcattcattatttttattcgaaaatgGTCAGCTTTGGGGATGTGGTTCTAATAAATATGGTGAACTTGGTCTTGGTGTTGATATTAAACGATCAAAGTTGATGAAAATACCGATTGAAAATGTACAAAAAATTGCATGTTCAAAATTCGACAGCTTTTCATTGGCATATGATGGATCATCGTATTATGCATGGGGCAGAAATAGCAGCTGGTCAGCACCtaaaaaattggattatCATCCGACATCATTTGCTTCTGCATCGACAATGATTCTATCATCCCCACTAACATTTGGAATCACATCAACAATCTATGAATTCGGATCACAGGATTCAATATCGTACCAATGCAAATCAATCATCCAattatttgataatcaaGATAGCTATGATGtggaatttttgattgacaaaaaaCGTATCAAGGCGAGTAAATGTTATCTCAAATCTGTATCGGAATATTATCGACGAATGTTTTCCGGAAATTGGACTGAAAATGATCAAGTAACCATCGACGATTATTCGTATGAAACATACTATGCATATTTACGTATGTTACATACGGGTAAAATTCATATTAACCGTCAAAATATAACCGAGCTTGTTGATTTGGCCAACTGTTATGgcgatgaaaaattgatgaaatattgtGAAACATTTATACggaatgattaa